From Solea senegalensis isolate Sse05_10M linkage group LG19, IFAPA_SoseM_1, whole genome shotgun sequence, the proteins below share one genomic window:
- the LOC122785481 gene encoding tubulin beta chain-like isoform X2, with translation MREIVHLQGGQCGKYVPRAVLFDLEPGTMDSVRSGPFGQIFRPDSFVFGQTGAGNNWARGHYTEGAELVDSVLDVVRKESENCDCLQGFQLTHSLGGGTGSGMGTLLVSKIREEYPDRIMNTFSVVPSPKVSDTVVEPYNATLSVHQLVENTDETFCIDNEALYDICFRTLKLTTPCYSDLNHLVSSTMSGVTTCLRFPGQLNADLRKLAVNMVPFPRLHFFMPGFAPLTSRGSQQYRALTVPELTQQMFDAKNMMAACDPRHGRYLTVAAIFRGRLSMKEVDEQMLNIQNKNSSYFVEWIPNNVKTAVCDIPPRGLKMSATFIGNSTAIQELFRRISEQFTAMFRRKAFLHWYTGEGMDEMEFTEAESNMNDLISEYQQYQDATAEEEGEFDEEGEEDME, from the exons ATGAGGGAAATCGTACACCTGCAGGGAGGCCAGT GTGGGAAGTATGTTCCTCGTGCAGTGCTTTTTGACTTGGAGCCAGGGACGATGGACTCTGTGAGGTCTGGTCCATTTGGCCAGATCTTTAGACCAGACAGTTTCGTCTTTGGCCAGACCGGAGCAGGTAACAACTGGGCTAGAGGTCACTACACAGAGGGAGCTGAGCTGGTGGACTCTGTCTTGGATGTGGTGAGGAAGGAGTCGGAGAACTGCGACTGCCTCCAGGGCTTCCAGCTCACACACTCGCTGGGCGGAGGCACCGGCTCTGGCATGGGCACACTGCTTGTCAGCAAAATCCGAGAGGAGTATCCAGATCGCATCATGAACACTTTCAGTGTGGTTCCTTCACCCAAGGTCTCAGACACAGTAGTGGAGCCTTACAATGCCACCCTGTCTGTGCACCAACTGGTCGAGAACACAGATGAGACCTTCTGCATTGATAATGAGGCCCTGTATGACATCTGCTTCCGCACACTCAAGCTCACCACACCCTGCTACAGTGACCTCAATCATCTTGTCTCAAGCACCATGAGTGGTGTGACCACCTGTCTGCGCTTCCCTGGACAGCTCAATGCTGATCTGAGGAAACTGGCCGTTAACATGGTTCCCTTCCCTAGACTGCACTTCTTCATGCCAGGCTTTGCCCCCCTGACCAGTCGGGGCAGCCAGCAGTACAGAGCATTGACAGTGCCTGAACTCACTCAGCAGATGTTCGATGCCAAGAATATGATGGCTGCTTGTGACCCACGTCATGGGCGCTACCTCACAGTCGCAGCCATCTTCAGAGGCCGTCTTTCCATGAAGGAGGTGGACGAACAGATGTTGAACATTCAGAACAAGAACAGCAGCTACTTTGTGGAGTGGATCCCCAACAACGTTAAGACGGCGGTCTGTGACATCCCTCCCCGTggcctcaaaatgtccgccaCCTTCATTGGCAACAGCACAGCCATTCAAGAACTGTTCAGACGCATCTCAGAGCAGTTCACCGCCATGTTCCGCCGCAAGGCCTTCCTCCACTGGTACACAGGCGAGGGTATGGATGAGATGGAGTTCACTGAGGCTGAGAGCAACATGAACGACCTGATTTCTGAGTACCAGCAGTACCAGGACGCCACTGCTGAGGAAGAGGGCGAGTTTGATGAGGAAGGGGAAGAGGATATGGAATAG
- the LOC122785481 gene encoding tubulin beta chain-like isoform X3, producing the protein MREIVHLQGGQCGNQIGAKFWEGFQLTHSLGGGTGSGMGTLLVSKIREEYPDRIMNTFSVVPSPKVSDTVVEPYNATLSVHQLVENTDETFCIDNEALYDICFRTLKLTTPCYSDLNHLVSSTMSGVTTCLRFPGQLNADLRKLAVNMVPFPRLHFFMPGFAPLTSRGSQQYRALTVPELTQQMFDAKNMMAACDPRHGRYLTVAAIFRGRLSMKEVDEQMLNIQNKNSSYFVEWIPNNVKTAVCDIPPRGLKMSATFIGNSTAIQELFRRISEQFTAMFRRKAFLHWYTGEGMDEMEFTEAESNMNDLISEYQQYQDATAEEEGEFDEEGEEDME; encoded by the exons ATGAGGGAAATCGTACACCTGCAGGGAGGCCAGTGTGGCAACCAAATTGGAGCCAAGTTCTGGGAA GGCTTCCAGCTCACACACTCGCTGGGCGGAGGCACCGGCTCTGGCATGGGCACACTGCTTGTCAGCAAAATCCGAGAGGAGTATCCAGATCGCATCATGAACACTTTCAGTGTGGTTCCTTCACCCAAGGTCTCAGACACAGTAGTGGAGCCTTACAATGCCACCCTGTCTGTGCACCAACTGGTCGAGAACACAGATGAGACCTTCTGCATTGATAATGAGGCCCTGTATGACATCTGCTTCCGCACACTCAAGCTCACCACACCCTGCTACAGTGACCTCAATCATCTTGTCTCAAGCACCATGAGTGGTGTGACCACCTGTCTGCGCTTCCCTGGACAGCTCAATGCTGATCTGAGGAAACTGGCCGTTAACATGGTTCCCTTCCCTAGACTGCACTTCTTCATGCCAGGCTTTGCCCCCCTGACCAGTCGGGGCAGCCAGCAGTACAGAGCATTGACAGTGCCTGAACTCACTCAGCAGATGTTCGATGCCAAGAATATGATGGCTGCTTGTGACCCACGTCATGGGCGCTACCTCACAGTCGCAGCCATCTTCAGAGGCCGTCTTTCCATGAAGGAGGTGGACGAACAGATGTTGAACATTCAGAACAAGAACAGCAGCTACTTTGTGGAGTGGATCCCCAACAACGTTAAGACGGCGGTCTGTGACATCCCTCCCCGTggcctcaaaatgtccgccaCCTTCATTGGCAACAGCACAGCCATTCAAGAACTGTTCAGACGCATCTCAGAGCAGTTCACCGCCATGTTCCGCCGCAAGGCCTTCCTCCACTGGTACACAGGCGAGGGTATGGATGAGATGGAGTTCACTGAGGCTGAGAGCAACATGAACGACCTGATTTCTGAGTACCAGCAGTACCAGGACGCCACTGCTGAGGAAGAGGGCGAGTTTGATGAGGAAGGGGAAGAGGATATGGAATAG
- the LOC122785481 gene encoding tubulin beta chain-like isoform X1, with product MREIVHLQGGQCGNQIGAKFWEVISDEHGIDPSGTYHGDNDLQLERINVYFNEAADSFVFGQTGAGNNWARGHYTEGAELVDSVLDVVRKESENCDCLQGFQLTHSLGGGTGSGMGTLLVSKIREEYPDRIMNTFSVVPSPKVSDTVVEPYNATLSVHQLVENTDETFCIDNEALYDICFRTLKLTTPCYSDLNHLVSSTMSGVTTCLRFPGQLNADLRKLAVNMVPFPRLHFFMPGFAPLTSRGSQQYRALTVPELTQQMFDAKNMMAACDPRHGRYLTVAAIFRGRLSMKEVDEQMLNIQNKNSSYFVEWIPNNVKTAVCDIPPRGLKMSATFIGNSTAIQELFRRISEQFTAMFRRKAFLHWYTGEGMDEMEFTEAESNMNDLISEYQQYQDATAEEEGEFDEEGEEDME from the exons ATGAGGGAAATCGTACACCTGCAGGGAGGCCAGTGTGGCAACCAAATTGGAGCCAAGTTCTGGGAAGTGATAAGTGATGAACATGGCATTGACCCCTCTGGGACGTACCACGGGGACAACGACCTGCAGCTTGAACGAATAAATGTGTACTTCAACGAGGCAGCAG ACAGTTTCGTCTTTGGCCAGACCGGAGCAGGTAACAACTGGGCTAGAGGTCACTACACAGAGGGAGCTGAGCTGGTGGACTCTGTCTTGGATGTGGTGAGGAAGGAGTCGGAGAACTGCGACTGCCTCCAGGGCTTCCAGCTCACACACTCGCTGGGCGGAGGCACCGGCTCTGGCATGGGCACACTGCTTGTCAGCAAAATCCGAGAGGAGTATCCAGATCGCATCATGAACACTTTCAGTGTGGTTCCTTCACCCAAGGTCTCAGACACAGTAGTGGAGCCTTACAATGCCACCCTGTCTGTGCACCAACTGGTCGAGAACACAGATGAGACCTTCTGCATTGATAATGAGGCCCTGTATGACATCTGCTTCCGCACACTCAAGCTCACCACACCCTGCTACAGTGACCTCAATCATCTTGTCTCAAGCACCATGAGTGGTGTGACCACCTGTCTGCGCTTCCCTGGACAGCTCAATGCTGATCTGAGGAAACTGGCCGTTAACATGGTTCCCTTCCCTAGACTGCACTTCTTCATGCCAGGCTTTGCCCCCCTGACCAGTCGGGGCAGCCAGCAGTACAGAGCATTGACAGTGCCTGAACTCACTCAGCAGATGTTCGATGCCAAGAATATGATGGCTGCTTGTGACCCACGTCATGGGCGCTACCTCACAGTCGCAGCCATCTTCAGAGGCCGTCTTTCCATGAAGGAGGTGGACGAACAGATGTTGAACATTCAGAACAAGAACAGCAGCTACTTTGTGGAGTGGATCCCCAACAACGTTAAGACGGCGGTCTGTGACATCCCTCCCCGTggcctcaaaatgtccgccaCCTTCATTGGCAACAGCACAGCCATTCAAGAACTGTTCAGACGCATCTCAGAGCAGTTCACCGCCATGTTCCGCCGCAAGGCCTTCCTCCACTGGTACACAGGCGAGGGTATGGATGAGATGGAGTTCACTGAGGCTGAGAGCAACATGAACGACCTGATTTCTGAGTACCAGCAGTACCAGGACGCCACTGCTGAGGAAGAGGGCGAGTTTGATGAGGAAGGGGAAGAGGATATGGAATAG
- the LOC122785481 gene encoding tubulin beta-4B chain-like isoform X4: MREIVHLQGGQCGNQIGAKFWEVISDEHGIDPSGTYHGDNDLQLERINVYFNEAAGGKYVPRAVLFDLEPGTMDSVRSGPFGQIFRPDSFVFGQTGAGNNWARGHYTEGAELVDSVLDVVRKESENCDCLQGFQLTHSLGGGTGSGMGTLLVSKIREEYPDRIMNTFSVVPSPKVSDTVVEPYNATLSVHQLVENTDETFCIDNEALYDICFRTLKLTTPCYSDLNHLVSSTMSGVTTCLRFPGQLNADLRKLAVNMVPFPRLHFFMPGFAPLTSRGSQQYRALTVPELTQQMFDAKNMMAACDPRHGRYLTVAAIFRGRLSMKEVDEQMLNIQNKNSSYFVEWIPNNVKTAVCDIPPRGLKMSATFIGNSTAIQELFRRISEQFTAMFRRKAFLHWYTGEGMDEMEFTEAESNMNDLISEYQQYQDATAEEEGEFDEEGEEDME, encoded by the coding sequence ATGAGGGAAATCGTACACCTGCAGGGAGGCCAGTGTGGCAACCAAATTGGAGCCAAGTTCTGGGAAGTGATAAGTGATGAACATGGCATTGACCCCTCTGGGACGTACCACGGGGACAACGACCTGCAGCTTGAACGAATAAATGTGTACTTCAACGAGGCAGCAGGTGGGAAGTATGTTCCTCGTGCAGTGCTTTTTGACTTGGAGCCAGGGACGATGGACTCTGTGAGGTCTGGTCCATTTGGCCAGATCTTTAGACCAGACAGTTTCGTCTTTGGCCAGACCGGAGCAGGTAACAACTGGGCTAGAGGTCACTACACAGAGGGAGCTGAGCTGGTGGACTCTGTCTTGGATGTGGTGAGGAAGGAGTCGGAGAACTGCGACTGCCTCCAGGGCTTCCAGCTCACACACTCGCTGGGCGGAGGCACCGGCTCTGGCATGGGCACACTGCTTGTCAGCAAAATCCGAGAGGAGTATCCAGATCGCATCATGAACACTTTCAGTGTGGTTCCTTCACCCAAGGTCTCAGACACAGTAGTGGAGCCTTACAATGCCACCCTGTCTGTGCACCAACTGGTCGAGAACACAGATGAGACCTTCTGCATTGATAATGAGGCCCTGTATGACATCTGCTTCCGCACACTCAAGCTCACCACACCCTGCTACAGTGACCTCAATCATCTTGTCTCAAGCACCATGAGTGGTGTGACCACCTGTCTGCGCTTCCCTGGACAGCTCAATGCTGATCTGAGGAAACTGGCCGTTAACATGGTTCCCTTCCCTAGACTGCACTTCTTCATGCCAGGCTTTGCCCCCCTGACCAGTCGGGGCAGCCAGCAGTACAGAGCATTGACAGTGCCTGAACTCACTCAGCAGATGTTCGATGCCAAGAATATGATGGCTGCTTGTGACCCACGTCATGGGCGCTACCTCACAGTCGCAGCCATCTTCAGAGGCCGTCTTTCCATGAAGGAGGTGGACGAACAGATGTTGAACATTCAGAACAAGAACAGCAGCTACTTTGTGGAGTGGATCCCCAACAACGTTAAGACGGCGGTCTGTGACATCCCTCCCCGTggcctcaaaatgtccgccaCCTTCATTGGCAACAGCACAGCCATTCAAGAACTGTTCAGACGCATCTCAGAGCAGTTCACCGCCATGTTCCGCCGCAAGGCCTTCCTCCACTGGTACACAGGCGAGGGTATGGATGAGATGGAGTTCACTGAGGCTGAGAGCAACATGAACGACCTGATTTCTGAGTACCAGCAGTACCAGGACGCCACTGCTGAGGAAGAGGGCGAGTTTGATGAGGAAGGGGAAGAGGATATGGAATAG